From the Paenibacillus tianjinensis genome, the window TACGGACAATTCTTCCATGCTATTAAATGGTGGGTAACGGATTAACAAAACGGACACAGGAAATAGAATCTCGGAAGGGGAAAGAGAAGTCTCTTTCTCCTTCTCCTTTTGTCTATGGGGGACTGCATTCCGGATTCTATACCCTAACTTCTCTAGGAGGATATAGTTCATGACAGAATATCTGATCCGTCGCGTACTGCAATCAGTACTGGTCATCTTTCTGATTACACTGCTTACATTTCTTCTCATTCATGCCGCTCCCGGAGGGCCGACCAAAGTGATGCTGTCCCCGGGGCTGTCCCCGGAGGTTCTTGAGCAGCAGGCTAAGAATCTCGGTCTGGATAAACCTATCCCGGTCCAGTATGTCCGCTGGATTGGCGATTTGCTGCAAGGCGATTTGGGTTACACATTCAAAAACCATATTGCCGTATCCGCTCTGATCTGGCCGCGTATCGCCAATACTTTCATTCTCATGGGGGCTGCCTGGCTGGTTTCGCTGGTGATCGCGATCCCATGGGGTATCTATAACAGTACCAAGGTATACGGCTTCTCTGATCAGACGGCCTCCTTCATCTCCTATCTGGGGTTCGCAATGCCCACCTTCTGGTTCGGAATACTGCTTCAGCAGTGGCTGTCCATTAAGCTGGACTGGTTTCCGCTCTCGGATATGCATTCCAGAGGACATGAGGGGGATATCGGAGACTTATTCATGCACCTCGTATTGCCTGTAACGGTTCTTGCGCTTGGCTTCCTCGCCTCTTATATGAAATATGCCCGGTCAAGCATGCTCGAGGTCCTCGATCAGGATTATATCCGGACTGCCCGCGCCAAAGGGGTACAGGAACGCAAAGTCGTATTCCGGCATGCGCTGCGCAACGCGCTTATCCCGATTATTACGATACTGGGACTTGATCTGCCTATTCTGGTAGCAGGGGCCGCATTGACGGAGAATGTCTTTAACTGGCCGGGGATGGGCCGCTGGTTTGTAGAAATGGCGAGCTCACGTGAATATTCGGCCCTTATGGCCATCACCATTATCACAGCTGTCATGGTCGTCATCGGTAATCTGGTGGCTGACATCCTGTATGCCGTAGTCGATCCCCGTGTAAAACTCGGCAAGCAAGGAGGCAAAGCAGCATGAGTACCGACCATTCACAACTTGTTGCCCAATCGTCTGCATCTGCTTCCGGAACACCTGATAACGGTTTGGCACCTACTCCCGATCCGCAGATTTCAGCGGATGTTTCCAAGCGGCCTCCGGGTCCATGGGCAGTGCTGTGGAAGAAATTCTCCCGCAATCCTTATGCGATGAGCGGACTTATTGTATTACTCGTCTTTATTATCGCCGGGATATTAGCCCCTAAGCTTACCAAGTTCGACCCGGCAGCCATTGATTTGATGTTTCCTAATCTGAAGCCGGGTGCCGAAGGCCATTTGCTTGGGACAGACGAGCTTGGGCGCGATGTGTTTACCAGACTTTTGTACAGCGCGAGAATTTCCCTGATGATCGGTTTCTCTGTTGCCTTGGCCTCGGTTGCGATCGGTTCCGTTATCGGGGCAATATCAGGATATTTTGGCGGCTGGGTCGATACGGTATTCATGCGTATTGTTGATGTGATGAACTCTGTACCTTCCCTTTTCCTGAATATCCTGTTCATGGCCATCTTCGGGTCGCAGATTAAATACATGATTCTGATCCTGGCCCTGACGAGCTGGATGAGCATTGCCCGGCTGGTCCGCGGTACCTTCCTGCAGCTAAGGGAGATGCAATATGTTGAAGCCGCCAAAGCGATCGGCGTATCGAACTGGGGAATTATATTCCGCCATCTGCTTCGCAATGCGAGCTTCCCGATCATCGTCAATGCGACTCTGATGGTCGGCGGTGCCATTCTGAGTGAATCGGCACTCTCTTATCTGGGGCTAGGTGTACAGGCACCGAAAGCCAGCTGGGGAGTCATGCTCAGCAATGCCCAGGAATTCATGCTGGTTGACCCGATGCAGGCCGTATATCCGGGCCTGTGCATTCTACTTGTAGTACTCGCCGTCAACTTTATCGGCGACGGAATCCGGGATGCTCTTGATCCCAGACAGCAAGTGACCAAATCCCGGAGGAGGCTGGAAAAATGGCGGAAAAATTACTCGAAATCCGGAAACTGACCACCGGCTTTGCCACCGAAAAGGGGCTCGTCAAAGCTACAGATGCCATCTCGATTTCCGTTAAGAAAGGCCAGACGGTCTGTCTTGTCGGTGAATCCGGCAGCGGAAAAAGCGTAACCTCACTGGCTATCATGCGTTTGATCGATTATGCCGGAGGAATGATTATGGAAGGCAGCATTGATTTCCATGGTCAGGATCT encodes:
- a CDS encoding ABC transporter permease; translated protein: MSTDHSQLVAQSSASASGTPDNGLAPTPDPQISADVSKRPPGPWAVLWKKFSRNPYAMSGLIVLLVFIIAGILAPKLTKFDPAAIDLMFPNLKPGAEGHLLGTDELGRDVFTRLLYSARISLMIGFSVALASVAIGSVIGAISGYFGGWVDTVFMRIVDVMNSVPSLFLNILFMAIFGSQIKYMILILALTSWMSIARLVRGTFLQLREMQYVEAAKAIGVSNWGIIFRHLLRNASFPIIVNATLMVGGAILSESALSYLGLGVQAPKASWGVMLSNAQEFMLVDPMQAVYPGLCILLVVLAVNFIGDGIRDALDPRQQVTKSRRRLEKWRKNYSKSGN
- a CDS encoding ABC transporter permease — its product is MTEYLIRRVLQSVLVIFLITLLTFLLIHAAPGGPTKVMLSPGLSPEVLEQQAKNLGLDKPIPVQYVRWIGDLLQGDLGYTFKNHIAVSALIWPRIANTFILMGAAWLVSLVIAIPWGIYNSTKVYGFSDQTASFISYLGFAMPTFWFGILLQQWLSIKLDWFPLSDMHSRGHEGDIGDLFMHLVLPVTVLALGFLASYMKYARSSMLEVLDQDYIRTARAKGVQERKVVFRHALRNALIPIITILGLDLPILVAGAALTENVFNWPGMGRWFVEMASSREYSALMAITIITAVMVVIGNLVADILYAVVDPRVKLGKQGGKAA